In Aquimarina sp. TRL1, a single window of DNA contains:
- a CDS encoding LacI family DNA-binding transcriptional regulator has translation MPNITLKEMSCILGVSISTVSKALSDSTEISKETKKRVTEIAQLYNYRPNSIAQNLRLQKTNTIGLIVPDLGNISTLELVDEIADYTMANQTKLMIYQSKGRSEREIALIKMLTNGCTDGLIISLSPKTIEKKNYVSLMNLTQANFPLVLLNKIDEIPCSKVFIDKNIQADNIDDINLPHQMLGKEAVKTLIKKINKKTIGATEKCLNPASMMFRSISKGILQQKRTSRKELC, from the coding sequence ATGCCGAATATCACTTTAAAAGAGATGTCTTGTATATTAGGAGTTTCAATTTCCACTGTTTCTAAAGCACTTAGTGACAGTACAGAAATAAGTAAAGAAACTAAAAAAAGAGTAACAGAGATTGCTCAACTTTATAATTACAGACCCAATAGTATAGCGCAAAACTTACGTCTACAAAAGACGAATACTATAGGACTAATTGTTCCTGATTTGGGAAATATCTCTACATTAGAACTCGTAGACGAAATTGCTGATTACACCATGGCTAATCAGACAAAACTAATGATCTATCAATCCAAAGGACGTAGCGAAAGAGAAATCGCGTTAATAAAAATGCTTACCAACGGATGTACAGACGGTCTAATCATCTCTCTGAGCCCTAAAACTATTGAGAAAAAGAATTATGTATCTCTGATGAACCTTACACAAGCAAATTTCCCTTTGGTATTACTCAATAAAATTGATGAAATACCATGTAGTAAAGTTTTTATCGATAAAAATATCCAGGCTGATAATATCGACGATATAAACTTACCTCATCAAATGCTCGGTAAAGAAGCAGTAAAAACTCTGATCAAAAAAATTAATAAAAAAACAATTGGAGCTACTGAAAAATGCCTTAATCCAGCATCAATGATGTTCCGATCTATTTCTAAAGGAATACTACAACAAAAGCGAACTTCCCGCAAAGAGCTCTGTTAA
- the nagB gene encoding glucosamine-6-phosphate deaminase — protein MIKEIKYKQVGKFEDTKFEKIHNEIFENSVNASKIVAQEIADLIIQKQENGEQCVLGLATGSSPIKVYEELVRLHKSGELSFRNVVTFNLDEYYPMKIENQQSYYHFMHQHLFDHVDIHPENINIPSGDIPVEELDQYCIDYEMKIKQYGGIDFQLLGIGRSGHIGFNEPGSHRNSGTRIITLDHITRRDAASDFNGIENVPKKAVTMGINTIMNAKRIILLAWGHKKASVLQETIEGDITSTIPATFLQDHKNTTIICDAEAASELTRIKTPWLVDQCIWTEDLKLKAVTWLSQEVKKPLLKLTDKDYNEHGMSGLLALEGSAYDLNIKIFNTLQHTITGWPGGKPNADDTNRPERAFPTKKRVLIFSPHPDDDVISMGGTFSRLIDQGHEVHVAYQTSGNIAVNDEEALKFAEVAQKLANDSDISIFNTIKDSLNSKNKGDIDIPEARLIKGLIRQMESYGATRYLGLDDSNVHFLNLPFYETGKIKKNPIGKNDIQIIIDLINEVQPHQIYAAGDLADPHGTHKLCLDAIFEALPLLKKQPFMKDCWVWLYRGAWHEWDISEIEMAVPLSPDEVNRKTNAILFHQSQKDRVMFQGEDAREFWVRAQERNRNTAELYDQLGLADYEAIEAFKRYHF, from the coding sequence ATGATCAAAGAAATTAAGTACAAACAGGTTGGTAAATTTGAAGACACTAAGTTTGAAAAGATTCACAATGAAATATTTGAAAACTCTGTTAATGCTTCAAAAATTGTAGCGCAGGAGATTGCTGATCTTATCATTCAAAAACAAGAAAATGGAGAGCAGTGTGTTCTTGGTCTGGCAACAGGCTCCTCACCTATTAAAGTATATGAAGAGCTTGTAAGGCTTCATAAATCTGGTGAGCTTAGTTTTAGAAATGTTGTGACCTTCAATCTGGATGAGTATTATCCTATGAAGATTGAAAATCAACAAAGCTACTATCATTTCATGCATCAACATCTTTTCGATCATGTAGATATTCATCCGGAGAATATCAATATCCCTAGTGGTGATATTCCCGTAGAAGAATTAGATCAGTATTGTATTGACTATGAGATGAAAATCAAACAGTACGGAGGAATTGATTTTCAACTATTAGGTATTGGGCGATCTGGACACATCGGATTCAACGAACCTGGATCACATCGTAATTCAGGAACCAGAATTATCACATTGGACCACATTACTCGTAGAGACGCTGCTTCTGATTTTAATGGTATTGAAAATGTACCTAAAAAAGCAGTCACTATGGGAATTAACACCATAATGAATGCCAAGCGTATCATCCTTTTGGCATGGGGGCATAAAAAAGCTTCTGTCCTTCAGGAAACAATCGAAGGAGATATTACTTCTACAATACCCGCAACTTTTCTTCAAGATCATAAAAACACCACAATCATTTGTGATGCAGAAGCTGCATCTGAACTAACTAGAATTAAAACACCTTGGTTAGTAGATCAATGTATATGGACAGAGGATCTAAAACTAAAAGCTGTTACCTGGCTTAGTCAGGAAGTAAAAAAACCATTATTAAAATTAACCGACAAAGACTATAACGAGCATGGTATGTCTGGACTTCTTGCATTAGAAGGATCCGCATATGATCTCAATATAAAAATATTTAATACACTACAACATACAATTACCGGGTGGCCAGGAGGAAAACCAAATGCAGATGATACCAATCGTCCGGAAAGAGCTTTTCCTACCAAGAAAAGAGTTCTTATTTTCAGTCCTCACCCAGATGATGATGTGATCTCCATGGGAGGTACTTTCTCCAGATTAATCGATCAGGGACACGAAGTACACGTAGCGTATCAAACCTCTGGAAATATTGCTGTAAACGATGAAGAAGCTTTAAAATTTGCTGAAGTAGCACAAAAGCTAGCAAACGATTCAGATATTTCCATTTTTAATACAATAAAAGATTCCTTAAACTCTAAAAACAAAGGAGACATTGACATCCCTGAAGCACGATTAATCAAAGGATTAATTCGCCAAATGGAGTCATACGGAGCTACCAGATATTTAGGATTAGATGATTCCAATGTACACTTTTTGAATCTACCATTCTATGAAACCGGAAAAATCAAAAAGAATCCTATCGGAAAAAATGACATCCAAATCATCATTGACCTTATCAACGAAGTACAACCTCATCAAATATATGCTGCAGGAGATTTAGCAGACCCACATGGTACGCATAAATTATGTCTAGATGCTATTTTTGAGGCGCTTCCTCTACTAAAAAAGCAACCTTTCATGAAAGATTGTTGGGTATGGTTATACAGAGGAGCTTGGCATGAATGGGATATTTCTGAAATAGAAATGGCGGTACCATTAAGCCCTGATGAAGTAAACAGAAAGACCAATGCTATCTTGTTCCACCAATCACAAAAAGACAGAGTGATGTTCCAGGGAGAAGATGCGAGAGAATTCTGGGTACGTGCTCAAGAAAGAAACAGAAACACCGCCGAATTATATGATCAACTAGGATTAGCTGACTATGAAGCTATAGAAGCTTTTAAAAGATACCATTTCTAA
- a CDS encoding family 20 glycosylhydrolase has product MNSKFFIFFFILLTACTEKPKNIVSNDHVGITPTPLQLEKNEGFFLLSQNTSISCNSDESTTIANFFTKKLKEFTGLSLEVHKDTQKKNTIRLIIDAELSLDSEAYQLHVSQDTIEIKGATPQGVFYGLQSLLQLIPRSAKEITNTENTVWKIPGVTITDKPAFSWRGMHLDVSRHFSSIDFIKEQLDLLSLFKINKFHWHLTDDQGWRIEIKKYPKLTEISSNRVNEDGTTYGGFYTQEQIKEVVAYAKERFIDVVPEFDIPGHTVAVLAAYPELACDDKTYKTRTLWGVESNVLCPGKPETLVFVEDVIKEMVSLFPFEYFHVGGDEVPKDQWKKSEECQQLMKKEGLKDEHELQSYFMAKVENILKKYDRKMIGWDEILEGGITPTTNIMSWQGEEGGIKAANEGHDVIMTPAAFVYFNFYQGDYKVEPMAFGGYIPLEKAYNYSPIPSKIDTDKRKHILGAQGNIWTEYASTEAQIEYLIYPRIIALAEVTWSDPSNKNFENFLTRLDHLYPILDAYEINYHIPLPEGPSTDQIKFADSTSISFTTTHPVKMVYTTDGTTPDKNSKEYTAPLTFTTNTTIKIASILPHGKMSPTRTITLEKQQAFEPIAVDSPKKGLKMNTIKGHFKDVNEIDKNLPIESTTVDSISQANTTYAWGSDVLKENFRAVYLDGYIDLPEDGTYIFNSVQDQVWIADQLVIDNKRPVKKGDQPIDGYIILKKGKHKLKIVYLNNVVKGWASDWNDVKLQYKKASDSTYTTVDRNMIFH; this is encoded by the coding sequence ATGAATTCTAAATTCTTTATCTTCTTTTTTATTCTTTTAACCGCTTGTACAGAAAAACCAAAAAACATTGTTTCTAATGATCATGTAGGAATTACCCCTACCCCATTGCAGCTGGAAAAAAACGAGGGTTTCTTTTTATTATCTCAAAACACTAGTATCTCATGCAATAGTGATGAAAGTACTACGATTGCCAATTTCTTTACCAAGAAATTAAAAGAATTTACAGGTCTTTCTTTAGAAGTTCATAAAGACACACAGAAAAAAAACACAATCAGGCTTATTATAGACGCTGAGCTAAGCCTAGATTCAGAAGCATATCAACTACACGTTTCTCAAGATACTATAGAGATCAAAGGAGCTACTCCTCAAGGAGTTTTTTACGGATTACAGAGTTTACTACAATTAATTCCTCGTTCTGCTAAGGAGATCACTAATACAGAAAATACAGTCTGGAAAATTCCAGGAGTAACCATTACAGATAAACCTGCATTTTCCTGGAGAGGAATGCATTTGGACGTTTCCAGACACTTTAGTTCCATTGATTTTATCAAAGAACAACTAGATTTGCTTTCGTTATTCAAAATCAACAAGTTTCACTGGCATCTTACAGACGATCAAGGATGGAGAATTGAAATCAAAAAATACCCAAAACTTACAGAAATTAGTTCCAATAGAGTCAATGAAGATGGTACTACTTATGGAGGTTTTTATACACAAGAACAAATAAAAGAAGTTGTCGCCTATGCCAAAGAGCGATTTATTGATGTTGTTCCTGAATTTGACATTCCGGGACATACTGTTGCCGTTTTAGCAGCATATCCAGAACTAGCCTGTGATGATAAAACCTATAAAACCCGAACACTATGGGGAGTCGAAAGTAATGTTCTCTGCCCAGGAAAACCTGAGACATTAGTATTTGTAGAGGATGTAATAAAAGAAATGGTATCCTTATTTCCTTTTGAATATTTCCATGTAGGGGGAGATGAAGTTCCTAAAGATCAATGGAAAAAATCAGAAGAATGTCAACAATTAATGAAAAAAGAGGGATTAAAAGATGAACATGAACTACAAAGTTATTTCATGGCTAAAGTCGAAAACATATTAAAAAAATACGATCGAAAAATGATCGGATGGGATGAAATCCTTGAAGGAGGAATCACTCCAACCACAAATATTATGTCCTGGCAGGGAGAAGAAGGTGGTATCAAAGCAGCTAATGAAGGACACGACGTTATTATGACACCTGCTGCCTTTGTATATTTCAACTTCTATCAGGGAGACTACAAGGTAGAGCCTATGGCTTTTGGAGGATATATTCCTTTAGAAAAAGCATACAATTACTCTCCGATCCCTTCTAAAATTGATACGGACAAAAGAAAACACATCCTTGGAGCACAAGGAAATATCTGGACAGAATACGCCAGTACAGAAGCACAAATAGAATACCTGATTTACCCGAGAATTATAGCACTGGCAGAAGTGACCTGGTCTGATCCTTCTAATAAGAATTTCGAAAATTTCCTAACTCGTCTAGACCACTTATATCCTATTCTGGATGCGTATGAAATTAATTACCACATCCCACTTCCTGAAGGACCTAGTACTGATCAGATTAAGTTTGCAGATAGCACCAGTATTTCCTTTACAACTACTCACCCTGTAAAAATGGTGTATACAACTGATGGAACAACTCCTGATAAAAATAGTAAAGAGTATACTGCGCCATTAACATTTACAACCAATACGACCATTAAAATCGCGTCAATACTCCCGCATGGAAAAATGAGTCCTACACGAACTATCACTCTAGAAAAGCAGCAAGCTTTCGAACCGATAGCAGTTGATTCGCCTAAAAAAGGATTAAAAATGAACACGATTAAAGGGCACTTCAAAGATGTTAACGAAATTGACAAAAACCTTCCTATAGAAAGTACTACAGTGGATAGTATTTCTCAAGCCAATACTACCTATGCATGGGGAAGCGATGTATTAAAAGAAAACTTTAGAGCCGTTTATTTAGATGGATATATAGACCTTCCAGAAGATGGCACCTATATCTTCAACAGTGTTCAGGATCAGGTTTGGATTGCTGATCAGTTAGTGATTGACAACAAAAGACCTGTAAAGAAAGGAGATCAACCAATAGACGGCTACATCATCCTGAAAAAAGGAAAGCACAAATTAAAAATAGTATACCTAAACAATGTTGTAAAAGGATGGGCATCTGACTGGAACGATGTGAAATTACAATACAAAAAAGCAAGTGATTCAACATATACCACAGTCGACAGAAATATGATTTTTCATTAA
- a CDS encoding FN3 associated domain-containing protein, translating into MKKNLFFFCLAILMIHCSKKKQPTDTSSSEKIIAIHLLDQTSDEKLEQLSKQLPELATLGVNLLFLEVDYHYDFTSHPELRDPTSVITKSGAQKFKEQCDKNGIRLVPQFQSFGHQSWAETTYSLLTIYPELDLTPGAYPGNKDIYCREWDPYNPRVNQIVFALIDEILEGFNADGLHLGMDEIFLIDSPHAKSTKDKNPAEVFAKVVNDFHDYFAKEKKVDLFIWGDRLIDGNIYKYGSWESSLNGTAPAIDLIPKDIIICDWHYEPMETYPSVNMFIDKGFSVLPCSFKKINAVENLIKYSYKNKSPKMLGHLFTTWSFQDAVSTYAPLLKGTSLIQSKKFYDVTYDISLSPTKDTAYIQLKSDLPELTIHYTTDSSTPSTHSKTYTAPIPIYKETTIKALAFEGAQEKGTITSKKINIHKGLAGIATSKSPLTDKYTVLNGIHALHDGIIGSSSFSDGHWAGFDSIDMDITMSYPIPQKIETIAFHFINDPGNWIYPPVSIEVYSSVDGKDFTKIKTIDIPLRKEKVRYAEIKNLDLSTQYLQIRGINRPIPQDRKNAGKPTWIFIDEIIVR; encoded by the coding sequence ATGAAAAAAAATCTCTTCTTTTTTTGCTTAGCTATTCTAATGATTCATTGTTCTAAAAAGAAACAACCAACTGATACTTCTTCTTCGGAAAAAATAATAGCAATTCATCTGCTAGATCAAACCTCTGATGAGAAACTTGAACAATTGAGTAAACAATTACCTGAATTGGCAACATTAGGTGTTAATCTTTTATTCTTAGAGGTTGATTATCATTACGACTTCACTTCGCATCCGGAACTAAGGGACCCTACTTCTGTTATCACCAAATCCGGCGCTCAAAAATTCAAAGAACAGTGTGATAAGAATGGTATCAGATTAGTTCCTCAATTTCAATCTTTTGGTCACCAATCATGGGCAGAAACTACTTACTCTCTATTAACAATCTATCCGGAACTAGATTTAACCCCTGGAGCATATCCAGGTAACAAAGATATTTATTGTAGGGAATGGGATCCCTATAATCCGAGAGTCAATCAAATTGTATTCGCGTTAATCGACGAGATCCTGGAAGGTTTTAATGCCGATGGGCTTCATCTGGGAATGGATGAAATATTCCTGATTGATTCTCCGCATGCCAAAAGTACCAAGGATAAAAATCCGGCAGAGGTATTTGCTAAGGTTGTTAATGATTTTCATGACTATTTTGCAAAGGAAAAAAAAGTAGATCTTTTTATATGGGGAGATCGTCTTATAGATGGCAATATCTATAAATATGGTTCCTGGGAATCCTCTCTCAACGGTACTGCTCCTGCAATAGACTTAATCCCTAAAGATATTATTATCTGCGATTGGCATTACGAACCAATGGAAACCTACCCTTCTGTCAACATGTTTATTGACAAGGGTTTTAGTGTTCTTCCCTGTAGCTTCAAAAAAATAAACGCTGTAGAGAATCTAATCAAGTATTCTTATAAAAATAAAAGTCCAAAAATGCTAGGTCATTTATTTACGACCTGGAGCTTTCAAGACGCTGTGAGTACATACGCTCCCTTACTAAAAGGAACCTCATTAATACAAAGTAAAAAGTTCTATGATGTTACGTATGATATCTCCCTGTCTCCGACAAAAGACACAGCTTATATACAGCTCAAAAGTGATCTTCCGGAACTGACAATTCATTATACCACCGATTCCTCAACTCCTTCTACCCACAGTAAAACATATACTGCTCCAATACCCATATATAAAGAAACTACTATTAAAGCACTTGCTTTTGAGGGAGCACAGGAAAAAGGAACTATTACAAGCAAAAAAATCAATATTCATAAAGGGTTAGCAGGAATTGCAACCTCTAAAAGCCCGCTAACCGATAAATATACAGTTCTTAATGGTATCCATGCGCTACATGATGGAATTATTGGTTCTTCTTCTTTTTCGGATGGTCACTGGGCTGGTTTTGATTCAATTGATATGGATATTACTATGTCATATCCGATTCCTCAAAAAATAGAAACAATTGCTTTTCATTTTATCAATGATCCCGGTAACTGGATTTATCCCCCAGTTTCTATAGAAGTATACTCTTCTGTTGATGGAAAAGATTTTACCAAAATTAAAACAATCGACATTCCTCTGAGGAAAGAAAAGGTTCGCTATGCAGAAATCAAAAACCTTGATCTCTCTACACAATATTTGCAAATAAGAGGAATCAATCGTCCAATTCCTCAAGACCGAAAAAATGCAGGAAAACCTACCTGGATTTTTATAGATGAAATTATTGTACGATAA
- a CDS encoding RagB/SusD family nutrient uptake outer membrane protein: MKSIYKISGIALLFLIFACTDNFEDINTNDTTIPKNQLEATDFFAGMFNNIYQNQPAWSTQLQQNLNGDVYSGYMMPPTGFASNINNMTYALVDGWNNFPWNVAYSNIMLNAFTIEGISKETNPKLYALSLILKVEAMHRVTDIYGPIVYSRFGENPLVGYYDSQETVYNTFFEELDYAITTLSDSSLPDVPGTFAATDQAYGGDIDKWVQFANSLRLRLAIRISKVNPSKAQTEGEKSLAHSGGLIDNNTNNFLVDGKVEHPLATIAASWNDIRMGASMESILTGYEDPRLEKYFEESEVSPGEYKGIRIGINADKPKYQPFSNIGESIIRTTLIQLMTASEVHFLKAEAALRGWAGAGDAQANYEAGIATSFDQHGVADASYASDNTKVAADYTDPVEAAHNTGAVSNVTIAWDAAASNEVKLEKIITQKWIAMFPDGQEAWSEFRRTGYPKLFPVVNNKSNGEIDTDIQIRRLKFADSDKVANSAEVEKAVSLLGGPDTGGTRLWWDIAGGNF, encoded by the coding sequence TTCTTTGCGGGTATGTTCAATAATATTTATCAAAATCAACCTGCCTGGAGTACACAATTACAGCAAAACCTTAACGGGGATGTTTATTCCGGATACATGATGCCTCCAACTGGTTTTGCCAGTAACATTAATAATATGACCTATGCATTAGTAGATGGTTGGAACAACTTCCCTTGGAATGTTGCTTATTCTAATATCATGCTCAATGCATTCACGATAGAAGGAATTAGTAAAGAAACAAATCCTAAACTATATGCGCTTTCTTTGATATTAAAAGTTGAAGCGATGCACAGAGTTACTGACATATACGGACCTATCGTATATTCTAGATTTGGAGAAAACCCACTAGTAGGTTATTATGATTCTCAAGAGACTGTTTATAACACATTTTTTGAAGAACTGGATTACGCTATAACTACATTATCTGATAGCAGCTTGCCAGATGTTCCCGGAACATTTGCTGCTACTGATCAAGCTTATGGAGGAGACATAGATAAATGGGTTCAATTCGCAAACTCTTTACGTCTTAGATTAGCAATTCGAATCTCAAAAGTAAATCCAAGCAAAGCGCAAACAGAAGGAGAAAAGTCGTTAGCACATAGTGGTGGATTGATTGATAACAATACGAACAACTTCTTAGTAGATGGTAAAGTTGAACATCCATTAGCTACGATAGCTGCTTCCTGGAACGATATCAGAATGGGAGCTTCTATGGAATCTATTCTTACTGGATATGAAGATCCAAGATTAGAAAAGTATTTTGAAGAATCAGAAGTATCACCTGGTGAATACAAAGGAATCAGAATTGGTATTAATGCAGACAAACCAAAATATCAACCTTTCTCTAACATAGGTGAAAGTATTATCAGAACAACTCTTATTCAATTAATGACGGCATCTGAAGTACATTTCTTAAAAGCAGAAGCAGCATTAAGAGGATGGGCTGGAGCTGGAGATGCTCAAGCCAACTACGAAGCTGGAATTGCCACTTCTTTTGATCAGCATGGAGTAGCTGATGCTTCTTATGCATCTGATAATACAAAAGTTGCTGCTGATTATACTGATCCTGTAGAAGCAGCTCATAATACTGGGGCAGTTAGTAATGTAACTATTGCTTGGGACGCCGCTGCTAGTAATGAAGTAAAATTAGAAAAAATCATAACTCAAAAATGGATTGCTATGTTCCCTGACGGACAGGAAGCATGGAGTGAGTTTAGAAGAACAGGATATCCAAAATTATTCCCTGTTGTAAACAACAAGAGTAATGGAGAAATCGATACAGATATCCAAATACGTCGCTTAAAATTTGCTGACTCTGATAAAGTAGCAAATTCTGCCGAGGTAGAAAAAGCAGTATCTCTGTTAGGCGGTCCTGATACTGGAGGTACCAGACTCTGGTGGGATATCGCTGGAGGTAATTTTTAA